In the genome of Girardinichthys multiradiatus isolate DD_20200921_A chromosome 7, DD_fGirMul_XY1, whole genome shotgun sequence, one region contains:
- the p2ry8 gene encoding P2Y purinoceptor 8 isoform X1, with amino-acid sequence MTVAEDSKCESSMWPLLQLVGGCHMVHFLSVALYQVQTPFPHQPSSVRVSVPHSPTAKHVPTCLICLPGYKVKSGRYHPVMTGNSNRTQLDNATLSLFQNVNTSNVISAIYMVITVVNLVGNGLSIWLLLFRTSPKTPTIIFMINLTLTDLALGFALPFQISYQFQGYHWKLGPKMCSFLTLVFYTNMYCSILTMMAIGIDRYLGIVKPMTFRKNKRRKSVAVISCLLMWGVVLGVLYPLMTTDLTFDIPELGITTCFDVLKKSMLPSLAAWAAFLFTMVFLLFLLPFCVTMFCYVSVIYKLSRDSKTAQKGRAIRLAVVVLLVFVLCFAPNNILLLSHSVLRLFYNKSLYMAYKLSLCFSCLNSCLDPFIYYFASKDFRQKLRQIMNLQSLSSAESIRMDNKETLYSGEAD; translated from the exons ATGACTGTGGCTGAAGATTCCAAGTGTGAATCAAGCATGTGGCCGTTACTACAGTTGGTAGGAGGTTGTCACATGGTGCATTTCCTCTCAGTGGCACTGTATCAAGTTCAGACCCCATTTCCTCACCAGCCTTCCTCAGTAAGAGTATCTGTGCCTCATTCTCCAACTGCCAAACACGTGCCCACCTGCCTTATTTGCCTCCCTGGTTACAAG GTAAAAAGTGGCCGTTATCATCCAGTCATGACGGGGAATTCCAACAGAACGCAGCTCGATAATGCCACCCTATCACTGTTTCAGAATGTGAATACCAGCAATGTCATTTCTGCTATATACATGGTTATCACTGTCGTCAACCTGGTTGGAAATGGCCTGTCAATTTGGCTCCTGCTGTTTCGTACCTCCCCAAAGACTCCCACCATCATCTTCATGATTAATCTAACTCTCACCGACTTGGCACTTGGCTTCGCCCTTCCCTTTCAGATCTCCTACCAGTTCCAAGGATACCACTGGAAGCTGGGTCCAAAGATGTGCAG CTTCCTGACCCTTGTTTTCTACACcaacatgtattgttctatCCTGACAATGATGGCAATCGGCATTGACCGCTACCTGGGCATTGTGAAACCCATGACTTTCAGGAAGAACAAGAGGAGAAAGTCTGTTGCTGTCATCAGCTGCCTCCTGATGTGGGGTGTGGTTCTGGGTGTCCTGTACCCTCTCATGACCACGGACCTGACCTTTGACATCCCGGAACTTGGTATCACTACATGCTTTGACGTGCTGAAAAAATCCATGCTCCCGTCTTTAGCAGCCTGGGCGGCTTTTCTGTTCACCATGGTGTTCCTACTGTTCCTCTTACCCTTCTGTGTCACAATGTTCTGCTATGTTAGCGTCATATATAAGCTGTCCAGGGATTCCAAGACAGCCCAGAAAGGAAGGGCCATACGTCTGGCTGTTGTCGTTCTTCTGGTCTTTGTGCTGTGCTTTGCTCCTAACAACATCCTCTTGTTGAGTCATAGTGTCCTGAGACTCTTTTATAACAAGTCTTTGTACATGGCCTATAAGCTTTCCCTCTGTTTTAGCTGTCTGAATAGTTGTCTGGATCCTTTTATATATTACTTTGCTTCAAAAGATTTCAGGCAGAAGTTGAGACAAATAATGAATCTACAGAGCCTGAGTAGTGCAGAGTCTATAAGGATGGACAACAAAGAGACCTTGTACTCTGGAGAAGCAGATTAG
- the p2ry8 gene encoding P2Y purinoceptor 8 isoform X2, producing MTGNSNRTQLDNATLSLFQNVNTSNVISAIYMVITVVNLVGNGLSIWLLLFRTSPKTPTIIFMINLTLTDLALGFALPFQISYQFQGYHWKLGPKMCSFLTLVFYTNMYCSILTMMAIGIDRYLGIVKPMTFRKNKRRKSVAVISCLLMWGVVLGVLYPLMTTDLTFDIPELGITTCFDVLKKSMLPSLAAWAAFLFTMVFLLFLLPFCVTMFCYVSVIYKLSRDSKTAQKGRAIRLAVVVLLVFVLCFAPNNILLLSHSVLRLFYNKSLYMAYKLSLCFSCLNSCLDPFIYYFASKDFRQKLRQIMNLQSLSSAESIRMDNKETLYSGEAD from the exons ATGACGGGGAATTCCAACAGAACGCAGCTCGATAATGCCACCCTATCACTGTTTCAGAATGTGAATACCAGCAATGTCATTTCTGCTATATACATGGTTATCACTGTCGTCAACCTGGTTGGAAATGGCCTGTCAATTTGGCTCCTGCTGTTTCGTACCTCCCCAAAGACTCCCACCATCATCTTCATGATTAATCTAACTCTCACCGACTTGGCACTTGGCTTCGCCCTTCCCTTTCAGATCTCCTACCAGTTCCAAGGATACCACTGGAAGCTGGGTCCAAAGATGTGCAG CTTCCTGACCCTTGTTTTCTACACcaacatgtattgttctatCCTGACAATGATGGCAATCGGCATTGACCGCTACCTGGGCATTGTGAAACCCATGACTTTCAGGAAGAACAAGAGGAGAAAGTCTGTTGCTGTCATCAGCTGCCTCCTGATGTGGGGTGTGGTTCTGGGTGTCCTGTACCCTCTCATGACCACGGACCTGACCTTTGACATCCCGGAACTTGGTATCACTACATGCTTTGACGTGCTGAAAAAATCCATGCTCCCGTCTTTAGCAGCCTGGGCGGCTTTTCTGTTCACCATGGTGTTCCTACTGTTCCTCTTACCCTTCTGTGTCACAATGTTCTGCTATGTTAGCGTCATATATAAGCTGTCCAGGGATTCCAAGACAGCCCAGAAAGGAAGGGCCATACGTCTGGCTGTTGTCGTTCTTCTGGTCTTTGTGCTGTGCTTTGCTCCTAACAACATCCTCTTGTTGAGTCATAGTGTCCTGAGACTCTTTTATAACAAGTCTTTGTACATGGCCTATAAGCTTTCCCTCTGTTTTAGCTGTCTGAATAGTTGTCTGGATCCTTTTATATATTACTTTGCTTCAAAAGATTTCAGGCAGAAGTTGAGACAAATAATGAATCTACAGAGCCTGAGTAGTGCAGAGTCTATAAGGATGGACAACAAAGAGACCTTGTACTCTGGAGAAGCAGATTAG